Proteins co-encoded in one Spirosoma endbachense genomic window:
- a CDS encoding ankyrin repeat domain-containing protein, with product MKTLTTSNWLLVGLYGIILLFSFFNINRRGNDAAGIGMETGLIFFGGILLAVLIGLNIIPYRWSKLTAFSVGLLPVLVVSYNFVSDRIFAYLDKQKNEAITNGSYYFQDAALLDVARAIAKEDLPRLQTLLQSPVRQRLNESGNDHVTLLDFATFRATEQENPKQAMHCMELLLANGATTQTTDTARIPTQIWVSRQGSAAVLELLLKKGADPNARNSYGAPILFSTIDYETDRFLKVKALLEHGANPNSIHPDYGWMGHYSPLLYAANNQAWDVCQLLLERGADFRYQTPTGFMIDNVVVHYENLYADNGNTPADFMAFKKKLRAAQSSK from the coding sequence ATGAAAACACTCACAACCAGTAATTGGCTTTTAGTAGGCCTTTACGGTATCATTCTACTTTTCTCTTTCTTTAACATAAACCGTCGGGGTAACGACGCGGCAGGAATCGGTATGGAAACAGGATTGATTTTCTTTGGCGGTATTTTACTGGCTGTACTTATTGGCCTAAATATCATTCCTTACCGTTGGTCGAAGCTAACCGCCTTTTCGGTTGGGCTGCTGCCCGTTCTGGTGGTGTCGTATAACTTCGTTTCTGACCGGATTTTCGCGTATTTAGACAAGCAGAAAAACGAAGCCATTACCAATGGCTCGTATTATTTTCAGGATGCGGCACTGCTTGACGTCGCAAGAGCCATTGCCAAAGAAGACTTACCCCGGCTGCAAACTTTACTCCAGTCGCCCGTTCGGCAACGGCTCAATGAAAGCGGTAACGATCATGTAACCCTACTTGATTTCGCGACCTTTCGTGCTACCGAACAGGAAAATCCCAAACAGGCCATGCACTGTATGGAGCTACTGCTGGCAAATGGTGCTACCACCCAAACGACCGATACAGCCCGTATTCCAACTCAGATCTGGGTAAGTCGGCAGGGCTCGGCAGCGGTTCTTGAATTATTATTAAAAAAGGGTGCTGACCCGAACGCCCGCAACAGCTATGGCGCTCCCATCCTTTTTTCGACTATCGATTATGAAACTGATCGCTTTTTAAAAGTGAAAGCCCTGCTGGAACACGGTGCCAATCCGAATAGCATCCACCCCGATTATGGATGGATGGGGCATTATTCACCGCTGCTTTATGCCGCTAACAATCAGGCCTGGGACGTATGCCAGCTATTGCTGGAACGTGGAGCCGATTTTCGCTATCAAACACCAACGGGCTTCATGATCGACAACGTAGTCGTTCATTATGAGAACCTGTATGCAGATAACGGCAACACTCCAGCCGATTTTATGGCTTTTAAGAAAAAGCTGCGGGCCGCTCAGAGTAGTAAGTAA
- a CDS encoding LytR/AlgR family response regulator transcription factor: protein MTAILVDDEKHCRDVLALLLAKYCPTVNLLASCADGREGVEAIEQHHPDLVFLDIEMPGMSGFDMLEACRFTDFRVIFTTAYNEYAIQAIRHNALDYILKPVDKDELIQAVAKAKQDKESRSSSKVDHFVEYLTRQKLGDRIALPTMEGLQILKAEDIYYCESDGGYTHFFLTSGKAVLISKTLKEVEEVLENKGFCRVHHGFLINLRYVQRYIRGDGGEVVMENNKTLPVSRNKKQEFLSLLEKI, encoded by the coding sequence ATGACCGCTATTCTTGTTGACGACGAAAAACACTGCCGTGATGTGCTGGCTCTATTGCTGGCCAAATATTGCCCCACGGTTAATTTACTGGCTTCCTGTGCCGATGGGCGGGAAGGGGTAGAGGCTATTGAGCAACACCACCCTGACCTGGTTTTTCTGGATATTGAAATGCCGGGCATGAGTGGTTTCGATATGCTCGAAGCCTGCCGCTTTACCGATTTTCGGGTCATTTTTACGACCGCTTACAATGAGTATGCCATTCAGGCCATTCGGCATAACGCACTGGACTACATCCTGAAACCAGTTGATAAAGATGAACTGATACAGGCTGTAGCAAAGGCCAAACAGGATAAAGAAAGCCGTTCATCGTCGAAGGTAGACCACTTTGTCGAATACCTGACCCGGCAGAAGCTTGGCGATCGGATTGCTTTGCCAACGATGGAAGGGCTACAGATTCTGAAAGCAGAGGACATCTATTACTGTGAGTCTGATGGGGGCTACACGCACTTTTTCCTGACTAGTGGCAAAGCTGTCCTGATTTCCAAGACGCTTAAAGAAGTAGAAGAGGTTCTGGAAAATAAAGGGTTCTGCCGGGTGCATCATGGCTTCCTGATTAATCTGCGCTATGTGCAGCGGTATATTCGGGGCGACGGTGGTGAGGTGGTCATGGAAAACAATAAAACCTTACCCGTATCACGCAATAAAAAACAGGAGTTTCTGAGTCTGCTGGAAAAAATATGA
- a CDS encoding histidine kinase — MASNEKIRQSINHRQSLKNELEAERIINAFAMSLLEQTTVEDVLWDVAKNCIARLNFVDCVIYQLDKERNVLVQQAAHGPKSMPMNVILQPIEIPLGSGIVGAVAESGRAELIGDTSLDKRYIADDAVRYSEITVPIWVNGQVWGVLDAEHPQKNFFMPRHLKILSTVAALCAQKIKQADVEQAYRQAERQLMETKKRVAETKLMALRMQMNPHFIFNSLNSINKFILQNDVDRASDLLTKFSRLIRQVLANSKTEWVSLRNELKVLQIYVELEQLRCDNKFEVKLNVSDDLDQDVLHVPLLITQPYVENAIWHGLLPMKEGVPVLQIDCCKHNNQLIIDIQDNGIGREASGRLRTNSLTAHKSHGITITEERLNLVNEMYGADACITITDQYKAGGAPAGTHVRFTQKLLNQ; from the coding sequence GTGGCAAGTAATGAGAAAATTCGTCAGTCGATCAATCACCGACAGTCCTTAAAAAATGAGCTGGAAGCCGAACGGATCATCAATGCGTTCGCGATGTCGCTGCTGGAGCAGACCACAGTAGAAGATGTGCTTTGGGATGTAGCAAAAAACTGTATTGCCCGATTGAATTTTGTTGATTGTGTTATTTATCAACTCGATAAAGAGCGGAATGTATTGGTGCAGCAAGCTGCGCATGGTCCTAAAAGCATGCCGATGAACGTGATTCTTCAACCCATCGAAATCCCACTTGGATCGGGCATCGTAGGTGCAGTTGCTGAGAGCGGTCGGGCTGAACTGATTGGTGATACCTCGCTCGACAAGCGGTATATTGCCGACGATGCTGTTCGCTATTCAGAGATTACAGTACCGATCTGGGTAAATGGCCAGGTGTGGGGCGTGCTGGATGCTGAGCACCCGCAGAAGAATTTCTTTATGCCCCGGCATCTGAAAATCCTGTCGACAGTAGCGGCATTGTGCGCTCAGAAAATTAAGCAGGCCGACGTTGAACAGGCCTACCGACAGGCCGAGCGTCAATTAATGGAAACCAAAAAACGGGTTGCCGAAACCAAGCTTATGGCGCTTCGGATGCAGATGAATCCGCATTTTATTTTTAACAGCCTGAATTCCATCAATAAATTTATTTTGCAAAATGATGTTGATCGTGCGTCGGATCTGCTAACAAAGTTTTCCCGGCTGATCAGGCAGGTGCTGGCTAACTCTAAAACCGAATGGGTATCGTTGCGCAATGAACTGAAAGTGTTGCAAATTTATGTGGAGCTGGAACAGCTTCGGTGCGACAATAAATTCGAGGTTAAATTAAATGTCAGCGACGACCTGGATCAGGACGTGCTCCATGTGCCTTTGCTGATCACCCAACCCTATGTCGAAAATGCGATCTGGCATGGTTTGCTGCCAATGAAAGAGGGCGTGCCGGTGTTACAGATTGATTGCTGTAAGCATAACAACCAACTGATTATCGACATTCAGGACAATGGCATTGGCCGGGAAGCGTCTGGGCGGCTCCGGACAAACAGCCTGACGGCTCATAAATCGCACGGAATTACCATTACCGAGGAACGCTTAAATCTGGTGAATGAGATGTATGGGGCCGATGCCTGTATTACCATAACCGATCAGTATAAAGCCGGAGGAGCGCCGGCTGGAACTCACGTTCGCTTCACCCAAAAACTACTCAATCAATGA
- a CDS encoding sensor histidine kinase — MDIGQLRNSSTKAGKYKQTGSIYQCRNRWLLGLLILCGGITQGQSPTVLFQRLTLRQGLPTNYTTSIAQDSLGFMWLGTITGLVRYDGIRCIYYSRQTGNPHSLSHRIVRSVFKSRNGTIWVGTQKGLNRFLPKKQSFQRYSFATLGSGCNLVRGAVESSDGLFWVATSGGIIAFNPVTAKARRLPMPADSTSRQAANSIRRVLIDGPTLWVGSQFGLYAYNRKTKQFKTFLHSDSVAGSLPHNYVSAMIQNPRTKELLIGTHTGQIAILNPNTGVFRYLPMPPLKQEISALLLTKTGVLWAGVATGGLYRYDPDKNLFSAYVSDETNPRSLVSNSVKALFEDQSGVVWVATDDAGVSWFNPTINKINSLFDDISYRPASTLGLDASRLSMDRKNCLWISTRDGILWVNPKTRAYRLYRHNPQDPHSLTDNWTYTILADRKGPVWVGTPTGLDVLNPTTSRFEHIRCLPSSENPTLYPAFNPTRRDFVAGHQVFNVIQAPDGRVFIGTNEKLTIYDPKTQTFSNQFNDERIRQLPGKNYNTLYLDNENNLWVGGLGPVLKISPDLKLLAEYTHEDDNPNSLPDEGVTDFVEDRYGRIWMGTDNGLTCLNQRTRQLSTYTTRHGLPKNDIAALHLAGDSLWISTSRGLACLDIRRLQFTAFDEADGIPSSEFESGSIIRDSTGRLYFGAMRGLVYLQPDQIKLNRFVPPVYLTSFRINDQELLTSPLANPQAIDLEPNQHTFSFDMAALSFDNSDGNQYAYRLENFEERWNQTNNRPFASYTNVPPGDYVLHVIASNNDGVWNREGYRLPLTIQAPFWQTWWFRLLALGTLLGLTVTIARWREKRVASEQQEKSELRERIAASEMKALRSQMNPHFLYNSLNAIRLFILQNDSDNADKYLVKFARLMRLILDNSRQEWVTISSEVEQLQLYLELEQLRFNSKFDFALTTDPSLAQENLSIPPMIIQPYIENAILHGIAHKRSRGTITIGINRQGDHLECIVDDDGVGRQKAQELKSKTVSAHKSVGLKVTEERLQLITQRSGKESGVVVIDKTDDNNEPVGTRVIIQLPVIRQE; from the coding sequence ATGGATATTGGTCAGCTAAGGAACAGTTCGACAAAAGCGGGTAAGTATAAGCAGACGGGTAGCATCTACCAGTGTCGTAATCGGTGGTTACTAGGCTTATTAATCCTTTGTGGTGGCATCACCCAGGGTCAGTCACCTACGGTTTTATTTCAGCGGCTGACCCTTCGTCAGGGGTTACCTACAAATTATACTACCTCAATCGCTCAGGACAGTCTCGGTTTCATGTGGCTGGGTACGATCACAGGCCTGGTTCGTTACGATGGCATCCGTTGTATTTATTATAGCCGTCAGACGGGTAATCCACATTCTTTATCGCACCGCATTGTACGCAGTGTTTTCAAATCCAGAAACGGCACGATCTGGGTTGGTACCCAAAAAGGCTTAAACCGGTTTCTGCCCAAGAAACAGTCCTTCCAACGATACTCCTTCGCCACGCTGGGAAGCGGCTGTAATCTTGTTCGGGGAGCTGTAGAAAGTTCAGATGGTCTCTTCTGGGTGGCAACCAGCGGTGGCATTATTGCTTTTAACCCCGTCACGGCTAAGGCCCGACGACTGCCTATGCCAGCCGATTCAACCTCACGGCAGGCCGCCAATTCAATTCGCCGGGTGTTGATCGATGGGCCAACTCTTTGGGTCGGCAGTCAGTTTGGACTTTATGCCTACAATCGTAAAACGAAACAGTTCAAAACGTTTCTCCATAGCGATTCCGTTGCGGGGTCATTACCGCATAATTACGTGTCGGCGATGATCCAGAACCCCCGAACAAAAGAGCTACTGATTGGGACCCACACAGGGCAAATTGCCATCCTCAACCCAAACACTGGCGTGTTCCGGTATCTGCCGATGCCGCCCCTCAAGCAGGAAATATCAGCGCTGCTTCTGACCAAAACCGGCGTGTTGTGGGCAGGTGTCGCCACCGGAGGGTTATATCGGTATGATCCCGATAAAAATCTATTTTCAGCCTATGTCAGTGATGAAACCAATCCGAGAAGTCTGGTTTCCAACTCCGTAAAAGCCTTGTTTGAAGACCAGAGTGGCGTGGTATGGGTTGCTACCGATGATGCCGGTGTTAGCTGGTTTAACCCAACCATCAATAAAATAAACTCGCTCTTCGATGATATTAGCTATCGGCCAGCCTCAACGCTGGGGCTCGATGCGAGCCGATTGTCCATGGATCGAAAAAATTGTCTCTGGATATCAACGCGGGATGGCATTCTATGGGTCAATCCCAAAACCCGGGCTTATCGTCTTTATCGACATAACCCACAGGACCCGCATAGCCTTACTGACAACTGGACGTATACAATACTGGCCGACAGAAAAGGCCCCGTGTGGGTCGGGACACCTACCGGCCTCGATGTGCTCAACCCAACGACCAGTCGATTTGAACACATCCGTTGTTTGCCCTCGTCGGAAAACCCAACCCTCTATCCAGCTTTCAATCCAACCCGTCGGGATTTCGTAGCAGGCCACCAGGTTTTTAATGTCATTCAGGCTCCCGATGGCCGGGTTTTTATTGGCACAAATGAGAAGCTAACGATTTATGACCCTAAAACCCAGACGTTCAGCAATCAGTTTAACGACGAGCGAATCCGGCAACTACCCGGCAAAAACTATAACACCCTTTACCTCGACAACGAAAACAATCTATGGGTAGGTGGCCTTGGTCCCGTGCTCAAGATCAGTCCGGACCTGAAACTACTGGCCGAATATACCCACGAGGATGATAACCCCAATAGCCTTCCCGATGAGGGCGTGACCGATTTTGTCGAAGATCGTTATGGCCGAATATGGATGGGGACCGACAATGGCCTGACTTGCCTGAACCAGCGCACCCGACAGTTAAGTACCTACACAACCCGGCACGGATTACCTAAAAACGATATTGCAGCCCTTCACTTAGCCGGTGACAGCCTTTGGATCAGCACGAGCCGGGGGCTGGCGTGTCTCGATATCCGTCGGTTACAATTCACAGCTTTTGACGAAGCCGACGGTATTCCTTCGTCGGAGTTCGAATCGGGATCGATTATTCGCGATTCCACCGGACGGCTCTATTTTGGCGCTATGCGCGGGTTAGTCTACCTGCAACCTGACCAGATCAAGCTGAATCGTTTTGTTCCTCCTGTCTACCTGACGTCTTTTCGAATCAATGACCAGGAGTTGCTCACCAGTCCTTTAGCCAATCCACAGGCGATCGATCTTGAGCCGAATCAACATACATTTTCGTTCGACATGGCCGCCCTTAGTTTCGACAACTCGGATGGGAATCAGTATGCTTACCGACTCGAAAATTTTGAGGAACGATGGAATCAGACCAATAATAGACCATTTGCCAGCTATACGAACGTGCCTCCTGGCGATTATGTCCTGCATGTGATTGCCTCCAACAACGACGGTGTATGGAATCGGGAAGGCTATCGGTTACCCCTGACAATTCAGGCACCTTTCTGGCAAACGTGGTGGTTTCGGTTACTTGCACTAGGCACATTACTGGGATTAACCGTAACCATTGCCCGATGGCGGGAGAAACGCGTTGCCAGCGAGCAACAGGAAAAAAGTGAACTCCGCGAACGAATTGCCGCTTCGGAAATGAAGGCATTACGGTCGCAAATGAATCCACATTTTTTATATAACTCACTGAACGCCATTCGTTTGTTTATCCTGCAAAATGATAGCGACAATGCCGACAAGTATCTGGTTAAGTTTGCCCGACTCATGCGGCTGATACTGGACAATTCACGTCAGGAGTGGGTAACCATTAGCAGTGAGGTGGAGCAATTGCAACTTTATCTGGAGCTGGAACAACTGCGATTTAACAGTAAATTCGATTTTGCCTTAACGACCGATCCATCACTGGCGCAGGAGAATCTATCCATTCCGCCGATGATTATTCAGCCGTATATTGAAAATGCGATCCTGCACGGCATTGCCCACAAACGAAGCCGGGGAACCATTACAATCGGCATCAATCGTCAGGGCGATCACCTGGAATGCATTGTGGACGATGATGGAGTAGGTCGACAAAAAGCGCAGGAGCTGAAGAGTAAAACCGTTTCGGCCCACAAAAGCGTTGGCCTTAAGGTGACCGAAGAGCGCTTACAGCTTATCACGCAGCGCAGCGGCAAGGAATCGGGGGTAGTTGTCATCGACAAAACCGATGACAACAATGAACCAGTGGGTACGCGTGTGATTATTCAATTACCAGTGATCAGGCAGGAGTAG
- a CDS encoding VOC family protein: MKTTVKELRLILTVDNLDELIRFYRDTVGLETSKEWHEEAGNGIILDAGRASLELIDAKHADRIDQIEVGKRVSGPIRLALRVSEPIPAATETLVDGGATSVAPPTTAPWSEVSRVQAPDGMQITLFATSTLVDK; the protein is encoded by the coding sequence ATGAAAACCACAGTAAAAGAACTTCGCCTAATTCTTACCGTCGACAATCTGGATGAACTGATCCGTTTTTACCGGGATACGGTCGGGCTGGAAACATCGAAAGAGTGGCACGAAGAAGCCGGTAACGGTATTATTCTGGATGCCGGTCGGGCATCACTTGAACTGATTGATGCCAAACACGCTGACCGAATCGATCAGATTGAAGTTGGCAAACGGGTGTCAGGTCCGATACGACTGGCGTTGCGTGTGAGCGAACCGATCCCGGCAGCAACCGAAACGCTCGTTGATGGTGGAGCCACATCGGTTGCTCCGCCCACCACCGCGCCCTGGAGTGAAGTATCCCGAGTTCAGGCACCTGATGGGATGCAGATTACGCTATTTGCAACGTCGACGTTAGTGGACAAATGA
- a CDS encoding TolC family protein, with amino-acid sequence MKRIIYTLLTTLIFVGSWGLTQAQVRQLTMDNAVKLALDKNRDLQVATLETAKSAQKVVEARSYALPNVAGSALYQYYFNKQVSFLPGSFVGLPENQLATFRVGGSNALIGGIAATQPLFQPGIKSGIKAAQIDEAATNEALADVRASIVTDVKKAYLDVLITQEQLRLQQQSIARNEQALKDARSLLAQGRASRVDTLRAFVTVENLRPAIIQLTNRIGITKTVLKRTMGLDEQEAIELQDSLRYDNPLLAAPATTTDVYFEAVQARPEVRRLELIEQLNREQVAIQTAERQPKLSAIGLVQSQSQANNFRVDEYKWPVSSYLGLQLSVPIFTGFRTNSRIQQAQITRQQTETQVANLKEIVRAQVKIGLANVEEARLRIETQRQTISVAELGYRITRDRWKQGIASRLDMSDAELSLTQAKSNYLQAVYDYLTATVSLDKVLGRIK; translated from the coding sequence ATGAAACGTATTATTTATACGCTCCTGACTACGCTGATTTTTGTGGGTAGTTGGGGGCTGACTCAGGCTCAGGTTCGCCAGCTAACGATGGACAATGCCGTGAAGCTGGCGCTGGATAAGAACCGGGATTTACAGGTAGCAACGCTGGAAACGGCTAAGTCGGCCCAGAAAGTGGTAGAAGCGCGAAGTTATGCGCTGCCAAACGTAGCAGGATCAGCCCTGTATCAGTATTATTTCAACAAGCAGGTTTCGTTTTTGCCCGGTAGTTTTGTTGGATTGCCCGAAAATCAACTGGCTACCTTCCGGGTGGGAGGCTCGAACGCATTGATTGGGGGCATTGCCGCAACGCAGCCACTCTTCCAGCCGGGTATAAAGTCGGGCATCAAAGCCGCCCAAATTGATGAGGCTGCTACAAACGAAGCATTGGCCGACGTTCGTGCCAGCATCGTTACGGATGTAAAAAAGGCGTATCTGGATGTGCTGATTACGCAGGAACAACTTCGGTTGCAGCAGCAAAGCATTGCCCGGAATGAACAGGCGCTGAAAGATGCACGCTCACTTTTGGCGCAGGGACGAGCCTCTCGTGTCGATACGTTACGGGCCTTCGTGACGGTCGAAAATCTACGTCCGGCCATTATTCAACTGACTAACCGCATCGGAATAACCAAAACCGTTCTGAAACGGACAATGGGTCTGGATGAACAGGAGGCCATCGAGTTACAGGATTCGCTGCGCTACGACAATCCATTGTTGGCGGCTCCTGCTACAACGACGGATGTGTATTTTGAAGCCGTTCAGGCCCGGCCCGAAGTGCGTCGGCTGGAACTGATCGAACAGTTAAATCGGGAGCAAGTGGCCATACAAACGGCAGAGCGACAACCCAAGCTATCGGCAATTGGGCTGGTACAGTCTCAGTCACAGGCCAATAACTTTCGGGTTGATGAGTACAAGTGGCCGGTGAGTTCATATCTTGGGCTGCAATTAAGTGTTCCGATTTTTACTGGTTTTCGTACAAATTCACGGATTCAGCAGGCTCAGATTACACGCCAGCAGACCGAAACACAGGTGGCTAACCTGAAAGAAATTGTTCGGGCGCAGGTAAAAATTGGTTTGGCTAATGTGGAGGAAGCACGTTTACGGATCGAAACGCAACGGCAAACGATCTCGGTTGCAGAGCTAGGTTACCGCATCACCCGCGACCGCTGGAAACAAGGTATTGCCTCACGACTGGATATGTCGGACGCTGAACTCTCGCTTACGCAAGCCAAATCGAATTATCTACAGGCCGTTTATGACTACCTGACGGCTACGGTCAGTCTGGATAAAGTGCTGGGTCGGATCAAGTGA
- a CDS encoding DUF3592 domain-containing protein gives MATTTILPLLIAFVGLFFGGLLIFIGWYLWYDGRDLRSNGLTVTATILKKFRKDDQGAWGNLESYYAQCQFHDPSGQPKEVDVYMRSKLWYQVSEGATTQLTYVPDELDEPLPGSHFNWQVRGLAGIGLMALGMLLILVLTFGGIQEWLSSNHAF, from the coding sequence ATGGCAACGACAACGATCCTTCCGCTACTTATCGCCTTTGTTGGCTTGTTCTTTGGGGGTTTATTAATTTTTATTGGCTGGTATCTTTGGTATGATGGGCGCGATCTGCGTAGCAACGGACTTACCGTTACGGCTACCATTCTGAAAAAATTCAGGAAAGATGATCAGGGAGCCTGGGGCAATCTGGAAAGCTATTATGCGCAATGCCAGTTTCATGATCCATCCGGGCAGCCTAAGGAGGTTGATGTATATATGCGGTCGAAGTTATGGTATCAGGTGAGTGAAGGAGCAACGACACAACTGACCTACGTGCCCGACGAATTGGATGAACCTTTGCCCGGCTCACATTTTAACTGGCAGGTACGCGGATTAGCCGGTATTGGTCTGATGGCTTTGGGTATGCTTTTGATTCTGGTGTTAACCTTTGGCGGAATTCAGGAGTGGCTAAGCTCGAATCATGCCTTCTGA
- a CDS encoding alpha/beta fold hydrolase gives MNPSRVSTFHEPAEASTFLENWNKEVEYLNGFQYKRITVQTSFGHTRVWACNTHLPASKTIVIFPGARTCGLFWDMDNALRPFRHNYRIYITDVNGQPSLSHGHNPAIKTMDYGRWATDVLDGLHIEKTIIAGASLGGLICMKLCLQSPERVEKAILMNPAGIRPFSFSIRNLYYNLLPIVLPTKSNLARFLDNAIFCPPTHDLPPAYKNLISDYLLYALMQHKFRGDYPEPLRKEELERLTTDIFLIVGAKDLLFPPDGTIRIAKQYIQSLRGISVLPATAHGIETSKEAINLMYDLLEKASIPQPA, from the coding sequence ATGAATCCGTCCCGTGTATCTACGTTTCACGAACCAGCCGAAGCCAGTACATTTCTGGAAAACTGGAATAAAGAGGTCGAGTATTTAAACGGCTTTCAATACAAACGAATCACGGTTCAGACCTCTTTCGGCCATACGCGCGTTTGGGCCTGCAACACCCACCTGCCGGCCAGCAAAACAATTGTCATTTTTCCGGGTGCCCGTACCTGTGGGTTGTTCTGGGACATGGACAATGCGCTACGCCCTTTCCGGCACAATTACCGGATTTATATTACGGATGTAAACGGGCAGCCTTCGTTAAGTCATGGCCATAACCCGGCGATAAAAACAATGGATTATGGCCGATGGGCTACCGATGTGCTCGATGGCCTTCACATTGAAAAAACGATCATTGCTGGCGCTTCTCTGGGTGGGCTCATCTGCATGAAGCTGTGTTTGCAATCGCCAGAGCGAGTCGAAAAAGCCATCTTAATGAATCCAGCCGGGATTCGTCCCTTCTCGTTTTCGATCCGGAATTTGTATTATAATCTTCTGCCAATCGTTCTGCCAACCAAGTCGAATCTGGCCAGATTCCTCGATAACGCCATTTTCTGCCCGCCTACTCACGACCTTCCACCAGCTTATAAGAACCTGATCAGCGATTATCTGCTCTATGCGCTCATGCAGCATAAATTCAGAGGAGATTATCCGGAGCCGCTCCGCAAAGAAGAGCTGGAACGACTGACGACCGATATTTTTCTGATCGTAGGTGCTAAAGACCTGCTGTTTCCGCCCGACGGAACCATTCGAATCGCGAAGCAATACATTCAATCGCTCCGTGGTATCAGCGTCTTACCTGCCACGGCTCATGGGATCGAAACGTCTAAAGAAGCAATTAATCTCATGTATGACCTGCTCGAAAAGGCATCGATTCCTCAGCCTGCGTAA